A window of the Sphingobium sp. CAP-1 genome harbors these coding sequences:
- the coaD gene encoding pantetheine-phosphate adenylyltransferase has protein sequence MTKQRIGVYPGTFDPITLGHMDIIRRGAKLVDKLVIGVTTNIAKSPMFSDAERLDMVRRECAGIDTEIVVTGFNSLLMDFAESQGASVIIRGLRAVADFEYEYQMAGMNQQINGRVETVFLMADVCLQPIASRLVKEIALYGGPIHKFVSPAVRDDVVARVAAIGLKGQG, from the coding sequence ATGACGAAGCAGCGCATCGGCGTCTATCCCGGCACGTTCGACCCCATCACCCTGGGGCATATGGACATCATCCGGCGCGGCGCGAAGCTGGTCGACAAGCTGGTGATCGGTGTCACCACCAACATCGCCAAGTCGCCCATGTTCTCCGACGCGGAGCGGCTGGACATGGTGCGCCGCGAATGTGCGGGGATCGACACCGAAATCGTCGTCACCGGATTCAACTCGCTGCTGATGGACTTTGCCGAATCGCAGGGCGCCAGCGTCATCATCCGTGGCCTGCGCGCCGTCGCCGACTTCGAATATGAATATCAGATGGCGGGGATGAACCAGCAGATCAACGGCCGGGTCGAGACGGTTTTCCTGATGGCGGATGTGTGCCTGCAACCGATCGCGTCGCGCCTGGTCAAGGAAATCGCGCTCTATGGCGGGCCGATCCACAAATTTGTCAGCCCCGCCGTGCGCGACGACGTGGTCGCGCGGGTGGCCGCGATCGGGTTGAAGGGGCAGGGCTGA